Sequence from the uncultured Draconibacterium sp. genome:
GGATCTATGTCGTCTACTGAATATGGCGAAACAATTGATTTAAAATTTGTGCAATTCATGATAGAAGATTATCTAAATGAGTGGCAAAAACAAAGCTACAAGCTTCCGCTTCTCTCGCATGGTGATATCGATGTTGCTGATTATAAAAAGTACCGCATATTAGAATCTGGCCTTCCGGTTGAGCATAATTTTCAGCTGGTCGTTAATATACCGGATAGTTTAGCAGGTAAGGATTTGGAAATATATGAGACCAAATTAGTCCCTTTTCTTGAAAATTCTGAAAAAGAAATACATATTCAGAGCATGAACAAGGGACTGAACTATCTAGACCTTTATTTGCCTGAGCAAAAGATACTTACACTCCGAAGTGGGACTATGGAAAAGAAATTTATTGCAACGCCCACTGATACGCTTCGGATTAATCTTGATGCAGTTAACAACAGCCTTGTGTCAAAATACCAGGGAGACCAGGAATATCTCTCCCTTTTGATTAAAGGACCCAAATATTATCGGGTTAATCCCGAGGGTTTGGAAAATATGAACTTGACAGATTCCGGCTTACAATTTCTGAATGAAGAAACGGCTCAATTAATTAACTCTTTGGATTCTTTTAAACACGTACTTACTGCGACCTTTTACAAGAAGCAGTTATTGTCTGTTTATTACAGCGTTGCATCCGGAGTTGTCAATTGGTGCGAGGACAATAAAATACGCTCCAACTACTCTGAACTTAGCAACTTGGTAGCTTTTCAAAATATTCATCCATTGTATGACTATATTTTTCACCCGGATTATTACAATTGGTATTTGAGGAGTGTAACTTACAATAGTTTTCGACCAGGGTACGAGTCTGTTTCTACAAATCAATGGTTTACCCGAAACTATAATTCAATTGAAGATTACAATGTTTATGACGTGCTTTACTGGGGATATCCGAAATATTCCACGCTAAAAAATATAGTGATTTCAGATTTAGAGCATAATGGAGTAAAATCTGCTCAGGAGAATTACGATAAATTTCTGAGAAGTTGCAGTTATCCACCTTTTTTGAACGAAATTAAAGAAGTTTATGCACGCTATAAAAGACTCGAACCTAGCGAACCTATTGCTGGTCTTGGGCTGAATATTATAAAGAATAAACATTTTGATGGCAAGAATGAGAAATTTAGGTTGATCCTGTGTGCAGATGAAATAACCAGAAATACGGCAACCGGATTGGGTTATAATATAGGAGATGCAGTTCAATCTTTTGATTTGAAGGACAAAGTTGAGCTTTATATTATTTCTGCAAAAGAGTTCGACCGGTCTGTTATGCAGAATATCCCTAATTCAGAAAATTTTGAAACTTTATACATAAACATGGGAGAATCTTACTCTTTGGTTTGGGAAGATCTGAATGTCCTCAGCATGTTCCCCGGCCGCCTTCTTATTATCTCTCCCGACGATAAAATTGTAGGCAGAAATATTATAGTGCCCTTGATTCGTAAAAGCATCGGGGAGTACATTGAAACCCAAAACCAGCCGAAATCGCACGAAAACAGAAAGGCGGCGATATTGGGGGCGCTAACTGCGTTATTCGGGAGTGCGCTTGTTGCCTGGATGATCATAAAAATAAGCAGTCAACGAATAAAGAAACGGGAGTTGGCCCAAAGAAAGCTTTCGGAGCTGGAGTTGAAAGCAATACGGTCGCAAATGAATCCGCATTTTATTTTTAATGCAATGGGCTCTATTCAAAACCTAATGAATCACAACCAAACCGAAAAGGCAAACCTGTATTTATCAAGCTTTGCCAAGCTAATGCGGATGGTGTTAAACAGCTCAAACAAAAAGCTGGTAAGCCTGGCCGATGAGCTGGAACTGATTCGTCTTTACCTTGAACTCGAACAACTCCGTGTTGATTTTCAGTTTAAAGTAGTAGTTGGCGAAAGCGTGAATCCTGAAACCGAAGAAATACCCGGGATGCTGTTGCAGCCCTTTGTTGAAAATGCCGTAATACACGGCATTACTCCAAAAGGTGAAGGAATAATCAATGTAGAGATTTTGAAATCAGATACAAACCTGATTTGTTCTATTTCCGACGACGGGGTGGGAATCGACCCGGCCAAAACAGGAAACGGAAATGGCCTGGCTATGAAGTTTGCCGAAAAGAGAGTTAATTTACTGAGTGAACAATTAAAAACCCGGATGAAACTGGACGTCGAAAACCGTAGTGTTTCGGAAGGTAAAAGCGGAACAAAAGTTACCCTTATAATTCCTGTTGAATAATGAAGATACGAGCAATAATAGTAGAAGACGAAAAAAGCAACCGCGAAAACCTCGCAAAAATTTTAGGTGAATATTGCAGCAGTGTGGAAATTGTGGCATTGTGCAGTTCTGCCATTGAAGGAAGAAAAGCAATCAGCGAACTTCAGCCCGATTTGGTTTTTCTTGATATTGAAATGCCCGGAGGGAATGGTTTTTCTATGCTCGAAAGTTTGGCGCAGATTAATTTTGAAGTGATTTTTGTAACCGCATTCGACCATTACGGAATTAAGGCAGTTAAATTTTGTGCCCTCGATTACTTGCTTAAACCAATAGATCTGCTGGAACTAACCCATGCGGTTGAGAAAGTGGAGCAACGCCTGGCAGAGAAAAGCGAAAACCTGCGTATGAAAACCATGCTCAGCAATCAGAAAAGTGAACTGACCAATCCCAAAATTGCCATTCCGCTTTCCGATAAAATCGAATTTGTCGAAATATCTTCTATCGTTCGTTGTGAAGGAGATGGAAATTACACCAACTTTTTCTTGAAAAACGGAGATAAAATAATTGCCTCTAAAACGCTCAAAGAATTTGATGAGCTGCTGAGCGACTATAACTTTCTTCGCGTTCACCAATCGCACCTGATTAATCTCAACGAAGTGAAATCATACATCAAAACCGACGGTGGTTTCATTAAAATGAACGACGGTTCGTCGGTGAGTATATCGCGCCAAAGAAGAGAAATGGTGTTGGGTGTTTTGAAGGGTATTAAGTAAAAGTAAGCTTACATTTGTCGAATCATTTCCCAGGTTGATCTCTCAACCGTAATCCCGTGTTTTAAATTCTCGTTTCGGGTAGCGATAACCCGTTCGCCCGGATAACGAATTTGTGTACCGTCAGTAATTTTCGATGAGGCTTTAAAATCATCAATTATCGCAGAAATCGTATTTTCAATGGAGGGATAATTCTTTAGTTTCTTCAAGTCAATGGCTATAAAAACCTGCGAAACACCGTGCTCTTTTTCTCTTTTGCTTAATTCACTGGTAGATAATCCTGCGGAAAGAATGGTTGCTAATATATCGAGCAACAAGGATAATCCTGCGCCTTTCCAATAACCAATTGGCAGGCCTCGCATCGTTTCAAGAATTTCTTCCGGTTTATTTGTTAGCTCATCGTTTTTATTAAAACCTCCTGCAAAAGGAAGGTCTTTCCCTTCTACTTTAAATGCCTCAATTTTTCCATACGAGAATTGTGTCATAGCCATATCCAGAACAATGGCTTCATCTCCAAAAGGAACAGCAAAAACGAGGGGATTATTCCCAAGCCTGCTTTCTTTTGCTCCCCATGCCGGCATATTTTTCTCCGTATTGGTCCAGCCTATAAAAACATACCCCTTTCTGGCAGCCTGCCAGCCATAAGTTCCGCCACGCATCCAATGATTGGTGTTGGCAATCGCAACGCATCCAATCCCATTTTCCGAAGCCAGTTTCATTGCCTGCCTTGTGCAAAACTCTGCATTTAGAGGACCGGGACCGAGATTTCCGTTCCACTGTTCAATGGCTCCTGCGCTATTAACTTTTTCAGGTTCAGCATCCGGTTTTATAAATCCCTTTTTCAGGTATTCCACAAAACGTGGAAACCGGTTAACGCCGTGCGAATAAATACCCTCAATACTATTTGTAGCGAATATTTCTGCACACCTTTCGGCCTTTTCTTCTGTAAAATTATTCTGAAGTAAAATCCGTTTGAACACTGACTTCATTTCAGAATACGAAACCCTTATTGTATTCATTTAAATAGATTTCCAGGTTCGTTGTTTGTTCT
This genomic interval carries:
- the yiaK gene encoding 3-dehydro-L-gulonate 2-dehydrogenase — encoded protein: MNTIRVSYSEMKSVFKRILLQNNFTEEKAERCAEIFATNSIEGIYSHGVNRFPRFVEYLKKGFIKPDAEPEKVNSAGAIEQWNGNLGPGPLNAEFCTRQAMKLASENGIGCVAIANTNHWMRGGTYGWQAARKGYVFIGWTNTEKNMPAWGAKESRLGNNPLVFAVPFGDEAIVLDMAMTQFSYGKIEAFKVEGKDLPFAGGFNKNDELTNKPEEILETMRGLPIGYWKGAGLSLLLDILATILSAGLSTSELSKREKEHGVSQVFIAIDLKKLKNYPSIENTISAIIDDFKASSKITDGTQIRYPGERVIATRNENLKHGITVERSTWEMIRQM
- a CDS encoding histidine kinase, giving the protein MKRVSKISTPKGVIKRSELHTIPLKTNNFNRMKKISLALIFTCICFQMLFSNNIENDEPAQLKKGDWFTIEFANRLEDYTAPVDTIDYCAPIDLKQLVLKCEVLEKSNKNLRLDFRLERVLDLKKDGRYYDSYFQNDIKEQNKPALQDIVFEVNIDLVSDFIQFLNSAAIDSSLYNYATFSREVNIKGGSMSSTEYGETIDLKFVQFMIEDYLNEWQKQSYKLPLLSHGDIDVADYKKYRILESGLPVEHNFQLVVNIPDSLAGKDLEIYETKLVPFLENSEKEIHIQSMNKGLNYLDLYLPEQKILTLRSGTMEKKFIATPTDTLRINLDAVNNSLVSKYQGDQEYLSLLIKGPKYYRVNPEGLENMNLTDSGLQFLNEETAQLINSLDSFKHVLTATFYKKQLLSVYYSVASGVVNWCEDNKIRSNYSELSNLVAFQNIHPLYDYIFHPDYYNWYLRSVTYNSFRPGYESVSTNQWFTRNYNSIEDYNVYDVLYWGYPKYSTLKNIVISDLEHNGVKSAQENYDKFLRSCSYPPFLNEIKEVYARYKRLEPSEPIAGLGLNIIKNKHFDGKNEKFRLILCADEITRNTATGLGYNIGDAVQSFDLKDKVELYIISAKEFDRSVMQNIPNSENFETLYINMGESYSLVWEDLNVLSMFPGRLLIISPDDKIVGRNIIVPLIRKSIGEYIETQNQPKSHENRKAAILGALTALFGSALVAWMIIKISSQRIKKRELAQRKLSELELKAIRSQMNPHFIFNAMGSIQNLMNHNQTEKANLYLSSFAKLMRMVLNSSNKKLVSLADELELIRLYLELEQLRVDFQFKVVVGESVNPETEEIPGMLLQPFVENAVIHGITPKGEGIINVEILKSDTNLICSISDDGVGIDPAKTGNGNGLAMKFAEKRVNLLSEQLKTRMKLDVENRSVSEGKSGTKVTLIIPVE
- a CDS encoding LytTR family DNA-binding domain-containing protein, which produces MKIRAIIVEDEKSNRENLAKILGEYCSSVEIVALCSSAIEGRKAISELQPDLVFLDIEMPGGNGFSMLESLAQINFEVIFVTAFDHYGIKAVKFCALDYLLKPIDLLELTHAVEKVEQRLAEKSENLRMKTMLSNQKSELTNPKIAIPLSDKIEFVEISSIVRCEGDGNYTNFFLKNGDKIIASKTLKEFDELLSDYNFLRVHQSHLINLNEVKSYIKTDGGFIKMNDGSSVSISRQRREMVLGVLKGIK